From Thermus tengchongensis, the proteins below share one genomic window:
- a CDS encoding threonine/serine dehydratase: MELADIYAALRRIRPYIHRTPLLTSRLLDNLLGKRLFLKAEHLQKTGSFKARGALAKALTLERPKGLLAVSSGNHAQGVAYAAQVLGVKALIVMPEDASPFKKQAARAYGAEVVDRGVRVENREEVAKALQEETGYAFLHPFDDPLVVAGQGTAGLELMAQAAGLGVFPEAVLVPVGGGGLIAGVATAVKAFSPTTLVLGVEPEGADDARRSLERGEIVRLPEAPRTRADGVRTLALGRHTFPILQEKVDAILTVSEEAILEAERLLFTRTKQVVEPTGALPLAAVLEHGDRLPGTLALLLSGGNRGFCPSPGDF, encoded by the coding sequence ATGGAACTGGCCGACATCTACGCCGCCCTCCGGCGCATCCGCCCCTACATCCACCGCACCCCTCTCCTCACCTCGAGGCTCCTGGACAACCTCTTGGGCAAACGCCTTTTCCTCAAGGCCGAGCACCTGCAAAAGACCGGGAGCTTCAAGGCCCGGGGGGCGCTGGCCAAGGCCCTCACCCTGGAAAGGCCCAAGGGGCTTTTAGCGGTCAGTAGCGGCAACCACGCCCAAGGGGTGGCCTACGCCGCCCAGGTCCTGGGGGTGAAGGCCCTCATCGTCATGCCCGAGGACGCGAGCCCCTTCAAGAAGCAGGCCGCCCGGGCCTACGGGGCCGAGGTGGTGGACCGGGGGGTACGGGTGGAAAACCGGGAGGAGGTGGCCAAGGCCCTCCAGGAGGAAACCGGCTACGCCTTCCTCCACCCCTTCGACGACCCCCTGGTGGTGGCCGGGCAGGGGACGGCGGGGCTGGAGCTCATGGCCCAGGCCGCGGGGCTTGGGGTCTTCCCCGAGGCGGTCTTGGTCCCCGTGGGCGGGGGCGGGCTCATCGCCGGGGTGGCCACCGCGGTGAAGGCCTTCTCCCCCACCACCCTGGTCCTGGGGGTGGAGCCCGAAGGGGCGGACGACGCCAGAAGAAGCCTGGAACGGGGGGAGATCGTGCGCCTGCCCGAGGCTCCCAGGACCCGGGCGGACGGGGTGCGGACCCTGGCCTTGGGACGGCACACCTTTCCCATCCTGCAGGAAAAGGTGGACGCCATCCTCACCGTGAGCGAGGAGGCCATCCTGGAGGCCGAGCGCCTCCTCTTCACCCGCACCAAGCAGGTGGTGGAGCCCACCGGGGCCCTGCCCCTGGCGGCGGTGCTGGAGCACGGGGATAGGCTTCCCGGGACGCTGGCCCTTCTCCTTTCGGGGGGTAACCGCGGGTTTTGCCCCTCGCCGGGCGATTTTTAA
- the secG gene encoding preprotein translocase subunit SecG has protein sequence MDFLYTLVILLYLGVAGLLVYLVLVQEPKQGAGDLMGASADLFSARGITGGLYRLTILLGVIFVALALLIGLWPR, from the coding sequence ATGGACTTCCTGTACACCTTGGTCATCCTTCTTTACCTCGGCGTGGCGGGGCTTTTGGTCTACCTGGTGCTGGTGCAGGAGCCCAAGCAGGGGGCGGGAGACCTCATGGGGGCTTCCGCGGACCTCTTTTCCGCCCGCGGCATCACGGGCGGCCTCTACCGCCTGACCATCCTCCTGGGGGTCATCTTCGTGGCCCTGGCCCTTTTGATCGGCCTCTGGCCCCGTTGA
- a CDS encoding formate--tetrahydrofolate ligase, with the protein MIVKEALLPIEEVAAKLGLGKDRLYPYGPHMAKVLGEPPKAKGKLILVTAITPTPAGEGKTTTAIGLVDALWRLGKKAALALREPSLGPVFGVKGGATGGGRARVEPRHEINLHFTGDFHAVTSAVNLLNALLDNHLHQGNALGIDPRRIELKRAIDMNDRALRHIVLGLGGKAHGVPREGGFELTVASEVMALMSLARDFKDLKRRLGKIRVGFTYEGKPIYAEDLGAVGAMAALLRQAFLPNLVQTAEGNPAFVHMGPFGNIAHGTNSLRASLFALGLADYVVQEAGFATDLGLEKFMNVVARTGGLVPEAVVLVATVRALRYHGGQDAYEMPDLEALKRGLANLEKHVENVELFGFKPVIALNRFPTDAPEEMALVRAFAEERGLPFAVSEVYARGGEGGLELAEQVLHALELPHAYRPLYPLEMPLEAKVETIATRIYGAEGVEWSEEAKKALKAAQKEGCGALPVVMAKAATSLSDNPKLRGRPQGFRVRVTDLKCRLGAGFVVVYMGGIETLPGLPKVPQALSIDVDEEGNIRGMDY; encoded by the coding sequence GTGATCGTCAAGGAAGCGCTTCTACCCATCGAGGAAGTGGCGGCCAAGCTGGGATTGGGCAAGGACCGGCTCTACCCCTACGGCCCCCACATGGCCAAGGTGCTGGGGGAGCCCCCTAAGGCCAAAGGGAAGCTGATCCTGGTTACCGCCATCACCCCCACCCCGGCGGGGGAGGGCAAAACCACCACCGCCATCGGGCTAGTGGACGCCCTCTGGCGGCTGGGGAAGAAGGCGGCCTTGGCCCTAAGGGAACCCTCCTTGGGCCCGGTCTTCGGGGTGAAGGGCGGGGCCACGGGGGGCGGCAGGGCGCGGGTGGAGCCCCGGCACGAGATCAACCTGCACTTCACCGGGGACTTCCACGCGGTGACCAGCGCGGTGAACCTCCTGAACGCCCTTTTGGACAACCACCTCCACCAGGGGAACGCCTTGGGGATCGACCCCCGGCGCATCGAGCTCAAGCGGGCCATCGACATGAACGACCGGGCCCTAAGGCACATCGTCCTGGGCCTGGGGGGGAAGGCCCACGGGGTGCCGCGGGAGGGGGGTTTTGAGCTCACCGTGGCCAGCGAGGTCATGGCCCTCATGAGCCTGGCCCGGGACTTCAAGGACCTGAAGCGCCGCCTAGGCAAGATCCGCGTGGGCTTCACCTACGAGGGCAAGCCCATCTACGCCGAGGACCTGGGGGCGGTGGGTGCCATGGCCGCCCTCCTCAGGCAGGCCTTCCTCCCCAACCTGGTCCAGACCGCCGAGGGCAACCCCGCCTTCGTCCACATGGGGCCCTTTGGCAACATCGCCCACGGCACCAACTCCCTGAGGGCAAGCCTCTTCGCCTTAGGCCTCGCGGACTACGTGGTGCAGGAGGCGGGGTTCGCCACGGATCTCGGCCTGGAGAAGTTCATGAACGTGGTGGCCCGCACAGGGGGCCTGGTGCCGGAGGCGGTGGTGCTGGTGGCCACGGTGCGGGCCCTCCGCTACCACGGGGGGCAGGACGCCTACGAGATGCCGGACCTCGAGGCCCTGAAGCGGGGCCTGGCCAACCTGGAAAAGCACGTGGAGAACGTGGAGCTTTTCGGCTTCAAGCCGGTGATCGCCCTCAACCGCTTCCCCACGGACGCCCCCGAGGAGATGGCTTTGGTGCGGGCCTTCGCCGAGGAGCGGGGCCTCCCCTTTGCCGTGAGCGAGGTCTACGCCAGGGGCGGGGAAGGGGGCCTGGAATTGGCGGAACAGGTGCTCCACGCCCTGGAGCTTCCCCACGCCTACCGCCCCCTTTACCCCCTGGAGATGCCCCTCGAGGCCAAGGTGGAAACCATCGCCACCCGCATCTACGGGGCGGAGGGGGTGGAGTGGAGCGAGGAGGCCAAGAAGGCCCTCAAGGCCGCCCAAAAGGAAGGGTGCGGGGCCCTGCCGGTGGTCATGGCCAAGGCGGCCACCTCCCTCTCCGACAACCCCAAGCTCCGGGGAAGGCCCCAGGGCTTTAGGGTCCGGGTCACGGACCTCAAGTGCCGCCTCGGGGCGGGGTTCGTGGTGGTCTACATGGGCGGGATCGAAACCCTGCCCGGCCTCCCCAAGGTGCCCCAGGCCCTCTCCATCGACGTGGACGAGGAGGGGAACATCCGGGGGATGGACTACTGA
- a CDS encoding ATP-binding protein, whose amino-acid sequence MPVVVLTGARQVGKTTLALEVGKKLDAHYLDLESDRDRAKLSAAELYLEGYLDRLVILDEAHRMPELFPLLRSLVDRARRAGRKSGLYLLLGSVSPEVSRQAGESLAGRASYLELTPLDPLEVTEGLERLWLRGGFPESFLAPNDGESLRWRQDFLRTYLEREIPALGGRLPAETLRRLLTMLAHLQGETLNLSRLAGSLGLDGRTVSRYLDYLVDLYLLRRLLPYGANVGKRLVKSPKLYLRDSGLVHALLGIGNWETLLGHPVVGASWEGFVVENLLRVAPEGALGFFYRTHAGAEIDLLLVFPSGNLWAVEVKRSLEPKPSRGFHQALADLKPQAAFVVYPGEETYPVTPEVQAIPLPQLMQRLWHLGPQDGTSFPGKEG is encoded by the coding sequence GTGCCGGTAGTGGTGCTCACCGGGGCCAGGCAAGTGGGCAAAACCACCCTGGCCCTAGAGGTAGGGAAAAAGCTTGACGCTCACTACCTGGATCTGGAATCGGATAGGGATAGAGCCAAGCTTTCGGCGGCTGAGCTTTACCTGGAAGGCTATCTGGACCGCCTGGTCATCCTGGACGAGGCGCATCGGATGCCCGAGCTCTTCCCTCTGCTCCGAAGCTTGGTGGACCGGGCAAGGCGGGCGGGAAGGAAATCGGGCCTTTACCTTCTTTTGGGGTCCGTATCCCCCGAGGTATCCCGGCAGGCAGGGGAAAGTTTGGCGGGACGCGCCAGTTACCTGGAGCTTACCCCCCTAGACCCCCTGGAGGTGACAGAAGGGCTGGAGCGCCTTTGGCTCCGAGGAGGATTCCCCGAAAGCTTCCTGGCTCCCAACGACGGAGAAAGCCTTCGCTGGCGCCAAGACTTTCTCCGCACCTATTTGGAAAGGGAAATCCCCGCCTTAGGGGGAAGGCTGCCCGCGGAAACTCTGCGCCGTCTTCTCACCATGCTGGCCCATCTCCAGGGGGAAACCCTCAACCTATCCCGCCTGGCGGGGAGCCTTGGGCTGGACGGCAGAACCGTAAGCCGCTATTTGGACTATCTGGTAGACCTTTACCTCCTAAGGCGGCTTCTCCCTTACGGGGCCAACGTGGGCAAGCGCCTGGTGAAAAGCCCCAAGCTCTACCTGCGGGATAGCGGCCTAGTCCACGCCCTCCTCGGTATCGGCAACTGGGAAACCCTTCTAGGGCATCCCGTGGTAGGCGCCAGCTGGGAGGGGTTTGTGGTGGAAAACCTGCTCCGGGTGGCCCCCGAGGGCGCGCTAGGGTTCTTCTACCGCACCCATGCGGGAGCGGAGATCGACCTTTTGTTGGTCTTTCCCTCAGGGAACCTTTGGGCTGTGGAGGTAAAACGCAGCCTGGAACCCAAACCCTCCCGGGGCTTCCATCAAGCCCTGGCGGATCTTAAGCCCCAAGCGGCTTTCGTGGTCTATCCGGGGGAGGAAACCTACCCCGTTACCCCTGAGGTCCAGGCCATCCCCCTGCCCCAGCTGATGCAAAGGCTTTGGCACCTGGGCCCCCAGGACGGGACTTCTTTCCCTGGGAAGGAGGGGTAA
- the carA gene encoding glutamine-hydrolyzing carbamoyl-phosphate synthase small subunit yields the protein MAGVRERAVLVLEDGTVYHGYAFGARGKTVGEVVFNTAQTGYQEIMTDPSYHGQIVVMTYPHQGNYGVNVYDMQSNRPWVKGFVAKEFSRIASNPRAQQTLGEFMEFYGVVGLEGIDTRALVRKIREGGVLKGAIAHASLYGEPDHAFTPEELEALRQEAKAWTDIDGRDMTPEVSTPLPYAWPTLKSGRRIVVMDFGIKHAIVENLAQQGFEILVVPGKTPASQIMALEPHGLLISNGPGDPSMPRYAHETIWKLMGLLPTFGICLGHQLLALAAGGRTYKMKFGHRGANHPVKNLLTGKIEITSQNHGYAVDIDSLKEFRPTHINLNDGTLEGMAHARYPVFSVQYHPEAAPGPHDALYLFRRFLEEVEAFHGVTGLPVEKQRADGHGI from the coding sequence ATGGCAGGAGTGAGGGAGCGCGCGGTTTTGGTCCTGGAGGACGGCACCGTCTACCACGGCTACGCCTTCGGGGCCCGGGGGAAGACGGTGGGGGAGGTGGTCTTCAACACCGCCCAGACCGGCTACCAGGAGATCATGACCGACCCCAGCTACCACGGGCAGATCGTGGTCATGACCTACCCCCACCAGGGCAACTACGGGGTGAACGTCTACGACATGCAGTCCAACCGCCCCTGGGTGAAGGGGTTCGTGGCCAAGGAGTTTAGCCGCATTGCCTCCAACCCCAGGGCCCAGCAGACCCTAGGGGAGTTCATGGAGTTCTACGGGGTGGTGGGCCTCGAGGGCATCGACACCCGGGCCCTGGTGCGCAAGATCCGCGAGGGGGGGGTGCTGAAGGGCGCCATCGCCCACGCCTCCCTCTACGGGGAGCCGGACCACGCCTTCACCCCCGAGGAGCTAGAGGCCCTGCGCCAGGAGGCCAAGGCCTGGACGGACATCGACGGCCGGGACATGACCCCCGAGGTCTCCACCCCTCTGCCCTACGCCTGGCCCACCCTAAAGTCGGGGCGGCGCATTGTGGTCATGGACTTCGGCATCAAGCACGCCATCGTGGAGAACCTGGCCCAGCAGGGGTTTGAGATCCTGGTGGTCCCGGGCAAGACCCCCGCCAGCCAGATCATGGCCCTGGAGCCCCACGGCCTCCTCATCAGCAACGGCCCCGGCGACCCCTCCATGCCCCGCTACGCCCACGAAACCATCTGGAAGCTCATGGGGCTTTTGCCCACCTTCGGCATCTGCCTGGGCCACCAGCTTTTGGCCCTGGCGGCGGGCGGGCGCACCTACAAGATGAAGTTCGGCCACCGGGGGGCCAACCACCCGGTGAAGAACCTCCTCACGGGGAAGATCGAGATCACCAGCCAGAACCACGGCTACGCGGTGGACATCGACTCCCTGAAGGAGTTCCGGCCCACCCACATCAACCTCAACGACGGCACCCTCGAGGGCATGGCCCATGCCCGCTACCCCGTCTTCTCCGTGCAGTACCACCCCGAGGCCGCCCCCGGCCCCCACGACGCCCTCTACCTCTTCCGCCGCTTCCTGGAGGAGGTGGAGGCCTTCCACGGGGTCACGGGGCTGCCCGTGGAGAAGCAAAGGGCAGACGGGCACGGGATCTAG
- a CDS encoding LptF/LptG family permease, whose protein sequence is MTLYRHILKESLPVLLLALLFLTAVYLFGFFYAGARWLEGVPLPKVARWLSYHVPGVLVQVFPIALVTTTVLVFGRLSAEGAQFALLSGGIPLWRAALPLLWVGLLLSGLALYLQEKLVPHYNERVRTAWWDEIHTQGAGLFRLKGLQIPIGQGRSLYFEDFDMERKEMVGVRIASFRGEEGTFLFAERGSWEDKVITLKGYRLYRVDFQEVPGLETAQDLLAQTRKVFRVVSQGKVLEVESDLSRARAIADYADTFSFGQDSLSQAWAKIRDPFLAPLEKWRARLEFHSKLALPLANLVLVLLAAAMALRYGRSTGLALGLSVVLALAYYGAFFLGRSLAGIGALPPEVGAWGANLLFLLLGVRALR, encoded by the coding sequence ATGACCCTCTACCGCCACATCCTCAAGGAAAGCCTCCCCGTCCTCCTCCTGGCCCTCCTCTTCCTCACTGCCGTCTATCTCTTCGGCTTCTTCTACGCGGGGGCCCGCTGGCTGGAAGGGGTACCCCTCCCCAAGGTGGCCCGCTGGCTCTCCTACCACGTGCCGGGGGTTCTGGTCCAGGTCTTCCCCATCGCCTTGGTCACCACCACGGTTTTGGTCTTCGGAAGGCTTTCCGCGGAAGGGGCCCAGTTTGCCCTCCTCTCCGGGGGAATACCCCTCTGGCGGGCGGCGCTACCCCTCCTTTGGGTGGGGCTCCTCCTAAGCGGCCTAGCCCTTTACCTCCAGGAAAAGCTCGTCCCCCACTACAACGAAAGGGTGCGCACCGCCTGGTGGGACGAGATCCACACCCAAGGGGCGGGCCTTTTCCGCCTGAAGGGCCTGCAGATCCCCATCGGCCAGGGCCGAAGCCTCTACTTTGAGGACTTCGACATGGAGCGCAAGGAGATGGTGGGGGTGCGCATCGCCTCCTTCCGGGGGGAGGAGGGTACCTTTCTCTTCGCTGAAAGGGGGAGCTGGGAGGACAAGGTGATCACCCTGAAGGGCTACCGCCTCTACCGGGTGGACTTCCAGGAGGTGCCGGGGCTGGAAACCGCCCAGGACCTTTTGGCCCAGACCCGGAAGGTGTTCCGGGTGGTAAGCCAGGGAAAGGTGCTGGAGGTGGAGTCGGACCTCTCCCGGGCCCGGGCCATCGCCGACTACGCCGACACCTTCAGCTTCGGCCAGGACAGCCTTTCCCAGGCTTGGGCCAAGATCCGCGACCCCTTCCTGGCCCCCCTGGAGAAGTGGCGGGCCCGGCTGGAGTTCCACTCCAAGCTGGCCCTGCCCCTGGCCAACCTGGTCCTGGTCCTCCTGGCGGCGGCCATGGCCCTCAGGTACGGCCGGAGCACGGGGCTGGCCCTGGGCCTCAGCGTGGTCCTGGCCCTGGCCTACTACGGGGCCTTCTTCCTGGGCCGCTCCCTGGCGGGGATTGGGGCTTTGCCCCCGGAGGTGGGGGCCTGGGGGGCGAACCTCCTTTTCCTCCTCCTAGGAGTGAGGGCCCTCCGATAA